A window of Roseobacter fucihabitans genomic DNA:
GATGCAGGGGAATGGGGCGCGCAAACCATGCGACCTTCTGGCAAAACGCGGCTTTTGTCTCCCTGTGGAACACATCGCGCCTGATAGGGGGCTAAGATATGGCCATGACTGACAAACTGCGCCTTGGCGTGAACATCGACCATGTGGCGACGGTGCGCAATGCGCGGGGCGGTGACACGCCTGATCCGCTGCGCGCGGCGCGCATTGCCGAAAGTGCAGGGGCGGATGGCATCACCGCGCATCTGCGCGAGGACCGCCGCCATATTTCGGATGCGGACATCGAGGGGCTGATGGAGGTTTTGAGCGTGCCTTTAAACTTCGAGATGGCCGCCACCGATGAAATGCAGAAAATTGCACTGCGTCACAAACCCCACGCGGTTTGTCTTGTGCCCGAAAAGCGCGAAGAACGCACCACCGAGGGCGGGCTTGAGGTCGCGCGCGAGGAAAACAAGCTGGCGCATTTTATCGCCCCCCTGCGTGAGGCCGGGTGCCGCGTGTCGATCTTTATTGCCGCAGACAAACGCCAGATCGAGGCCGCCCACCGCATCGGTGCCCAGATCATCGAGATCCACACCGGCGCTTATTGCGACGCGCATAGCGAGGGCGATTTCGTCGCGCGCGACGCCGAACTCGAACGCATGCGCGAAATGTCCACATTCGCCCATGCGCTGGGTCTTGAGGTCCACGCAGGTCACGGGCTGACCTATGAGACGGTGAAACCCGTCGCCGCCTTTCCCGAAGTGATGGAACTCAACATCGGCCATTTCCTGATCGGTGAGGCGATCTTTCGCGGGCTGGAACCGGCGATCCACGAGATGCGCCGCCTGATGGAGGAGGCGCGCGCATGAAAAGGCTGTATCTGGCCGCGACGCTCTGGTTCATGTCGCTGCCAGCTCTGGCGCAGGATTGGGGCGATCTGAATGCCGTCATTCTGCCCGCGTTGTCCTCCTCCGGCACGTCCGAGGCGACCTTCTGGCTGCCCAATGTGAATGACCCTGAAGCCGCCAGCCTGTCTCTGGCCGTGGTCTATGAATATATCCAGGGTTCTGCGGGCAACACCTCTATCGCCGTCGGGTTTTTTGTCCGACAACCGACGGGTTGGGCTTTTGGTGGCACGGTCGAAAATCTGTTTGGTCACAACCCTCGTGATGCGGTGTTCGCTGACAGCTTCGTGGAGCTGACGACAACCACGCTTGGCCCCAACGAGCCGCGCTGCTGTCCGACCATGCAAACCCGCTGGCGGGTGGATTACCAGAGCCGCACGGCGCAGCGGCTGAACTGAGGCGCGCCCATGATTCTCGGCATCGGCACGGACATCGCGAATATCGAGCGTATCCAAGGCACGCTGGACCGTTTCGGTGACCGCTTCCGCAATCGCGTCTTCACCGAGGTCGAACAGAAGAAGGCCGAACGGCGCAAGGATGCCGCCGGGACCTACGCCAAACGCTGGGCCGCTAAGGAGGCCTGCTCCAAAGCGCTTGGCACCGGACTCGCCATGGGCATTGCCTGGAAGGACATGTCCGTGAGCAACCTCAAGACCGGCCAGCCGGTGATGCATGTGACCGGCTGGGCGCGCGAACGGCTCGATAAAATGACCCCGCCCGGACATGTCGCGACCATCCACGTCACGCTGACGGATGATCACCCCTGGGCGCAGGCCTTCGTAGTCATTGAGGCCCGCCCGATGCCCGATTAACTCTTTGCTCACAAAGATCCGTTCCCGCTCCCTTTACGCCGTCCCGATACATGGCCTGTGGATGCTCTCTGCATCGTGATTTTTCACAAAAACACGCGCGTTAACCGTAATTAACCAAGATTGGGCGGCACGGGTCGCAAACCGTCACGTCCCCCCGCCTTGACTTGCCCCCCGCGCCCCCGCATTTAGACGCAAATCATATCACGGGAGCGCCCCATGGCCGCCAAGGAAGAAAAGAAGCAGAACGCGATCATCGAGACGATCAAAACCGTCGTCTATGCGCTGCTTATTGCCGGTGTATTCCGCACCCTGTTTTTCCAGCCGTTCTGGATCCCCTCGGGCTCCATGAAAGAGACCCTGCTGGTGGGCGATTTTCTCTTTGTGAATAAGATGGCCTATGGCTATTCCTATGCCTCCTGTCCCAGCGTGATCCTGCCGCGTTTCGGGATCAATATCGACGCCAAGAACATTTGCGGTTTCCTTGACGGTGACAACACGCGCCTGTTTGCCGGTGAGCCCGAGCGCGGCGATGTTGTGGTGTTCCGCCACCCGGTATCGGGGCGTGATTATATCAAGCGGGTGATCGGCATGCCGGGTGACAGCATCCAGATGCGGGGTGGGGTCGTGTTGATCAACGGCACGCCCGCGCCACAGGAACCCGCTGGTTTCTTTGAAGAAACCATGGAACCGCAAGGTCCCGAGGGGCGCCGCCCACGTTGTGCCAACGGTCCCGTTGGCGACGGTGGCATCTGTCGCAAAGCGCGCGCCATCGAGACTTTGCCAGGCGGCAGGACCCATGCGGTGCTCGACATCGGCGTGCAGGCCTCTGACAGCACTGGCGTCTATCAGGTGCCCGAGGGGCATTATTTCTTCATGGGCGACAACCGGGATAATTCCGCCGACAGCCGCCTGGGTCCCCAGATACAGGGCGTCGGTTACGTCCCGCTGGAAAACCTGATCGGACGTGCGGACCGCATCGTGTTTTCCTCCGCAGGGCGCTCCATGCTGTTCTTCTGGACCTGGCGTGCGGATCGTTTTTTCAAGGCGGTCGAGTGAAGCTTTCCGCTGAATTGAAGTCCTTTCAGGACCGGCTGGGGCATGTGTTTGCGCGCCCGGATTTATTGGCGCAGGCGGTGACGCATGCGTCGATGTCCTCGGCCAATCGGGATGACAATCAGCGGCTTGAATTTCTGGGGGACCGGGTCCTTGGATTGGTCATGGCAGAGGCGCTTCTGGCGTTGGACAAGGCTGCGGCCGAGGGACAATTAGCGCCGCGTTTCAATGCGTTGGTGCGTAAGGAAACCTGTGCTGATGTGGCCCGCGAGATTGATCTCGGGGCGGTTCTGCGGCTGGGACGTTCCGAAATGTTATCGGGCGGGCGGCGCAAACAGGCGCTGCTTGGGGATGGTATCGAAGCGGTGATTGCGGCGGTCTATCTGGATGCGGGGTTCGAGGTCGCCAAAGCGCTGATCCTGAACCTTTGGGGAACGCGCATCCACGAGGTCGAAGAGGATGCGCGCGACGCCAAAACCGCGTTGCAGGAATGGGCGCAGGCACGGGGTCTGCCCCCGCCCGCCTACGTTGAAGTGGCGCGCAGCGGGCCGGATCATGCGCCGGTTTTCACGATCGCGGCACAGCTTGAAACCGGAGAGAGCCAGCAGGCCACCGCCGGATCCAAACGGCAGGCCGAACAGGCCGCAGCCGGTAACCTATTGTCAGAACTGGAAAAAACGTCATGAGCACGCGCGCCGGTTTTGTCGCCCTGATCGGGGAGCCCAATGCGGGTAAATCCACGCTCCTCAACCGCATGGTGGGGGCCAAGGTTTCCATCGTGACCCATAAGGTGCAAACCACGCGGGCGCGTATTCGCGGCGTGGCGATGGAGGGGCAAAGCCAGATCGTTTTCGTGGACACGCCGGGTCTGTTTCAACCGCGCCGTCGTCTGGATCGGGCGATGGTTGCCGCCGCCTGGGGGGGCGCTGCGGATGCGGATGTCGTGGTCTTGCTTATTGAGGCGCAACGCGGCGTGACCGAGGGCGTCGAACGCATCCTTGAGGGTTTGGAAGACATCGGTGAGGGGCGCAAAGTTGCGCTTGCGATCAACAAGATAGACCGCGTGCAGGCCGAAGTCTTGCTGGGCCTTAGTCAGAAGCTGAATGAGCAATACCCCTTTGTCGAAACCTTCATGATTTCCGCCGAAAAAGGCCATGGTGTCGTGGCCCTGCGCCACTGGCTTGCCGGGCAGGTGCCGACAGGTCCGTGGCTTTACCCCGAAGACCAGATTGCCGACCTGCCGATGCGTATGATCGCCGCCGAAATGACGCGCGAAAAACTGACGCTGCGTCTGCATCAGGAGTTGCCCTATCAGCTTACCGTGGAGACCGAAGGTTGGGAAGAGCGAAAGGACGGATCGGCCAAGATCGACCAGCTGATCTATGTCATCCGCGACGGTCACAAGGGGATCGTGCTGGGCAACAAGGGTGAGACGATCAAGGCCGTGTCCAAGGCCGCACGCGAGGAGTTGGAAGAGTTTCTGGGCCGCAAGATCCATTTGTTTTTACAGGTAAAAGTGCGCCCCAATTGGCTGGACGAGTCTGAGCGGTATTCGCAGATGGGTCTCAATTTCAAAGATGGCAATGCGTGAGGGGACCTGAATGGCGCGCCTGACGGCACGGTTCTGGATTGACGCCTATCTGGCGCGGCTGCGGATTGAAAACATCCCGGCGTTTATCGTGTCCCACGGTGATGATACTGCCGGCAGCGTGCTGGTGAAGGTGAACCATCTGAACGGCCATGCAGACCTCTATCAGCGCAGTTATGATCTGATGTCCGATAGCCAGTCATGGAATGTTCTGGCGCAGGGCGATGAAGCGGAAATGGACAATGCGATCAAACGCCAACAGGGCTTTGATCCGGATCTTTGGGTGGTCGAGGTCGAGGACCGGCAGGGGCGGCACCTGCTGGATCAACCCGGTCTTGAGTGATGGAATGGCGCGATCAGGGGATATTGCTCAGCACCCGGCGCCACGGGGAAACATCCGCGATCATTGAAGTTTTTACGCCTGATCATGGCCGTCACGCGGGCGTCGTGCGCGGGGGCACCAGCCGCAAGATTGCGCCGATCCTGCAACCGGGCGCGCAGCTTGATGTGACCTGGCGCGCGCGTCTTGAGGATCATATCGGCAGCTTTAACGTGGAGCCCGTGCGCAGCCGTGCCGCCGTTGCCATGGGCGATCGCATGGCGCTTGCGGGGCTTAACGCCGTGACCGCGCTGCTGGGTTTCTGTCTGCCGGAACGCGAACCGCATGCCCCCCTCTACCGTCGCTCCGAACAATTACTCGATCTACTGGAGCAGGGGGATCTTTGGCCTCTGGCCTATTTGCGATGGGAAATCAGCCTTTTGGAGGAGATGGGCTATGCTCTGGACCTCAATACCTGCGCCGTGACGGGCACGACACAGGACCTCATTTACGTGTCCCCTAAATCGGGCCGTGCGGTGTCACGCGGGGCCGTGGGTGAGTGGCGGGATCGGATGTTGCCCTTGCCGGAGGTGCTGCGGGGCCGGGGGGAAGCCGGGACTGATGAAATCGCCCAAGGGCTTGTGACGACGGGTTATTTTCTGAGCGCCCATCTGGCACAGGATTTGGGAAACAAGCCCTTGCCCGAAGCGCGCGCGCGCTTCATCGAAGCGTTAAGCCGTCGGCTTTGAACACCATGATGCGGCCTTCATCATTGGACAGCAGCAGCGTGTCGCCAAGCACTTCGGACAGGCTCATTTGCGTAAGCGCTGTAAAATACGCGATCTCCGCGTCCAGATCAGGACAGGCCAGACGCGTCGCCGCAATCGGTCCGGCCTCAAACCAGGGGTATGGTACGGCCATGGTCGCGCCATAGGCGTTACAGGGCGCTTTTCCGGCGATCTGGCCGGTTTCGGGGAAGGTGAGCGTCGCATCATAGATCACGGATGCATTGTCGAGCTCCACGAGCCGCCAAGTCCTGTCAGCGGCACCGTAAGCTCTGACAGTTTCGTCACCTTGACACCCGGTCAGGATAAATACCGCCGCCACAAGTGCGCAAAACAGATACTTCATACCGACTATTTTAACGCCAGCACAAGGTCGATCATAGTGTCAAATGCGGCGCTTGGATTGGCTTGATCACCCAAGTGGGGCAAGCCGATCAAAGCGCCGAGGCAGCTTTGTGCAAAACCGGGGTTGGTCACGCCTAACTGGCGCAAAAGACTGCTGAAATATGTCAGTCTTTCCGCATCCACCTGTGCAATCGCAAAGGCAACATCGGGCGATGTTTTCGCCCAGGCTCTGAAGGCCGAATCCTGTTCATCTGACAGGATCAAAGCCCCAAACCGGCGCAGCCTCTGCTCTGCTGATCCGTCTTCGGAGAGTGCGGTGAGCACATCGGCAAAGGCACGGGATTGCCAGTCGGCCAGTATCGCCTGCTGAAAGGCAGGAACGTCCTTGAAGTGCCAATAAAATGAGCCTTTGGTGGTCCCAATCTTGCGCGCCAGAGGTTCGGCGGCCAAAGCTGCGGCACCGTTTTCGACCAGTTCCGAAAGACCGGCCTCAATCCATAATTGGCGGGTGAGTCGCTGATGTTTCATGCTTCAGGATTATGGAGCCAATGGCGATGCTGCAAGCGCGAAACAGCCGGATTCTACGGAATATTAATTGGCCCAACGCTGCAAGCCAAAATCCTCCTGTTTCGCCCGATAAAACGGCAATAACTTGCCGCATTCCGGTGTTAGGACAGCAAGCGACGGGCAATTACCTGAGCTTGGATTTCCGCGGCTCCCTCGAAGATGTTCAAGATGCGGGCATCGCACAAGACCCGACTGATCTTATACTCAAGCGCGAAGCCGTTGCCGCCATGGATCTGCAAACCATTATCCGCCGCTGCCCAGGCCACCCGCGCTCCGAGCAGTTTTGCCATGCCCGCTTCGACGTCACAGCGTCGCCCCTGATCCTTCTCGAAGGCCGAAAAATAGGTAAGCTGGCGTGCAATCATGATCTCGACGGCCATCATCGCCAGTTTGCCGGACACACGGGGGAATTCGATCAGCGATTTGCCAAATTGCTTGCGGTCTTGGGCATATTGCATGGATATGTCCAATGCGGATTGAGCCACCCCGATCGCACGGGCGGCGGTCTGAATACGGGCGCTCTCGAAGGTCTCCATCAATTGCTTGAAGCCCTTGCCTTCCTCGCCGCCAAGAAGGTTTTCACCCTTCACGTGGAAATTGTCGAAGGCCAGTTCATATTCCTTCATGCCGCGATAGCCGAGCACCTCGATTTCGCCACCCGTCATCCCCTCTGTCGGGAACGGGTTGGCATCATCGCCCGGCGTCTTTTCGGCTAAAAACATGGACAAGCCTTTGTAATCAGACGTTTCTGGGTCCGTGCGCGCCAGTAAGGTCATGATTTGTGTGCGCGTTGCATGCGTGATCCAGGTCTTGTTGCCGGTCACACGGTAATCCTCACCATCCTTGACGGCGCGTGTGCGCAGGCTGCCCAGGTCGGAGCCGGTGTTGGGTTCGGTAAACACTGCCGTCGGCAGGGTTTCGGCTGAGGCCAGGCGGGGCAGCCATTTTTCCTTTTGAGCGTCGGTGCCACCGGCGATGATCAATTCGGCGGCGATTTCCGAGCGGGTGCCCAGGCTGCCGACCCCGATGTAGCCGCGTGACAATTCCTCGGACACGACGCACATAGAGGCCTTGGACAGTCCGAAGCCGCCGTATTCTTCGGGGATGGTCAGCCCGAACACGCCCATTTCTGCGAGCTCTTCGATCACTTCCATCGGGATCAACTCATCCTTCAGGTGCCAATCATGCGCATAGGGTTCAACCTTCTCAACGGCATAGCGGCGGAATTGCTCGCGGATCATCTCAAGCTCTTCGTCCAGCCCGGATACGCCGACCGTATTATTGGCGGATTGTTCCTGCATCAATTCGACCAGACGGCTGCGCGCGGCTTGCGTGTTGCCCCCCTGCGTCAGGGTCATCACGGCCGGTTCCATTAAGGCGCGCATATCGGATTGGCTCAACCCCAGGTCCTGCAACCGCAGGATTTCACCCTGGTTCATCTGGATTCCACCGTAAATCTGCCACAGATATTCGCCAAAGGCGATCTGATGCAGCAATTGTTCGGTCTCTCCAAAGGTTCCTTTTGACTTCAGGTCTTCGGCCCAACGCTGCATTTGGCGTAACGCCTGAGCATAGGTTGCCAGCCACGCAAGGCCATGCGCCGCAGTCTGATGCGCTTCGATCAACGCGCCGGACACCCGGTCACCTTCACTTACCAGTGTTTTTACGCGGGCAGTTGCTGTTTTGAGCACCGCATCAACAGGCCCGAGCGCCTGTCCAGTCATCTCAAGTAGTCCCTCGATCACAACTGTCGTAGCAATGGGCGGTGTCTGTCCATCATGCGGCATCTTTGTCATCCTCTCTAGATCGTCAGTGATGTAGTTCTTTCGCAGTTGCAGCGCAACAAAAATACCAAGAATAATACATTTTTGATTGAATATTTCGCATCAATTCACGTCGTGTTGAGAGGATAGGTCTGCGTTTGGGTGGCGCAAGTGGGTTAGCTGTTAAAAATTACTGCTGGAAAAAGGAAAAGCACCGCTTTCGCGATGCTTCCCAGTCACACTTGTTAACAAGACTAAATGATTAAACGGACGATCTGGTGGCGGGTGCGCCCGCTCACCGAAAGATTTTTTTGTCTGAGGCTTAACCCTGCCGCGCGACAGTCACGCCGGAGACATCCTCGATAAAAGTAACAATGCGCGTCTTTATCGAGTCATCCCGAATTGCGGCAAGTGCTGTGACGATTTCGAGACTTGGGTCCCGTGCCTGCATATTTTCCGCTGATGTATCAATACCTTCAAAGAAGTATGAGGTCGGAACGTGAAGTATGCGGGATAACTCATAAAGCCTGCTGGCGGCGATTCGATTGGACCCGATTTCGTATTTCTGGATCTGCTGAAACGAAAGATTCAATTCCCGAGCGACATCTGTCTGGGACAAACGTCGCATCGTGCGAATCTGTTTCAATCTGCGGCCAACGTGAACATCGACTGGATGTGACATAACTATTTAACACCTCTGGTTGTGACTATGTTCACTCTTCACGGGAATAGCCGACTCGTTCAACTGACTACCTTTTTCTTTTTTTTGATTAAAAATGTTCTGATGCTGGATGAAAAATGTTGCATTAGTGGATGATTTATTTACCATCAACCGCGATGAATAGGATTGTGAACCCTTCTGAAACAACACAAGCGGTAACAAAAACCGCAGAATCTCATGGCCTTTTGCATGAGATGATCCGATCGTTCACGACTCTTGCGAGGACGTTAAATCTTAGTCACGCGGTAAAGGAGTTGGGGAGCACACGCCAAACCCTGCGTCGCCACATAACGCAGCTGGAGGGAATCAAAGGCGTTGCGTTGTTTACGGTAGAAGAGCGGCAGTATCGCTTGACCGAAGAGGGTGAGCGCGCGCTGCCGGAAGCCCTGGATATTCTGGCGCGTGGCAATGCCTGGTTGAATCGTAGCGTGCGCCATGTGGATGGGCTGCAGCTGTTCAATACGACCCTGCCGAACGGCTGGTGTTTTTGGCAACAGCAACATTCGCTCAGTCGGATATGGAATTCCCCCTCCTGCCTCATGCGCGAGACGCTGAGAAGCTGGTCGATGTCTGGCGGGGATATCGAATCACCCATGATGGAACATGTCCGCCCTTATCTGATCGTTTATCGCCATACGATCGCGGGCTGGATATGTGTCGAGTTCGGCGAGCAGTCTTTTTTCGTAAAATGGTTCGGTTGGGCGAAAGCGCGCAGCAGTGTGGGAAGGTCTTTGGGCCGGATGCCGGGTGGGGATGACTTCGCGCGCATGTTGGATCAGCCTTTTCACGAAGTTCAAACCACGCAAAATGTGCGTCTGGATCACGTATTTACACTTGTTCCGCGCGAATCTGACGGAACTTTGCAGCCCGTTAACTATCAACGCTTGATGCTTGGGGGACGATTCCCTGACGGTAGTTTGGCGCTTTATGCTTTGGTCGAGCCATCAGCAGATGTTGAGATATTTGGTCTGGATCAAGGCAAAATTGTGCAACCTTCTGCCGAGATTATGGTAAATTTCGATCCGGTTAACGCAAAATACGAGCGTTAACCACTTAATTAGGCTAGCCTTTGTCTGAGGATGCTCGGCAAAGGAGTTTTGGCATGTCATTTCACAGCATGAACGAAGGGGCGCAATTCGTCGCTACCAGTCGTGATATTTTACTACAAAATCAAATTAAGGTCACAATTGGGTCAGATTTCTTAGAATACCGCAAACTGCTGAGAGAAGAACGGCCGCAGCAGATCATGGGGGCTCCCTTCGATCCGGACATGCACGATCTTAACCATAAAAACGCTTTTTGGCTGGTGGCGCGCGATTCCGACGGGCTCATGATGCACACTCAGGCCTCGCGTCTCATCAATCTCAAGCAGCGCACGCTCAGCGGCTATATGCTCAAACGATTCCGTGATTTCCCCCCGGCAATCCCGGATATTGATCTGAAACGCTCCCGCTATCGCGCGAGCCCGGGTGCGAATCGCATTACCGGAGATGTTGTTTACCACGGCGAGGTCTGGATGGGTGATACGGGTCAATATCGCGGAACCGGGCTGTCCACGGTGTTGGCACGCTACGGCATTCATGAGGCCATGTGCCGTTGGAACCCCGATTATATCTTTGGTTTCATGGCCAGAACAGTTGCCTTTAAAGGGTTTGCCGAGCGTATGGGGTATATGCACAACGAGCCTGGTGCATTGCGGTGGTACCGCAAAGGCAGTGACATGCCGTTGGAGGGCTTTGTCAGCTATCTCAGCAATGAAGACACCAGGTATCTACTGCAGATGCCAGTGGTAGATGTCGTGGATGTCCCCCAACCACAGTCCAAAGCGGCTTAGAAGCCAGACCGTCAAAAGCGCAGGGCAACCGCGATCAACTGATCGCGGCTGCTTTGACCTCATCATCAATGAACGGCAGATACTGCTCGAAATTATCCGAGAACATTTTGACCAGTTTTGCCGCTTGTCGATCATAGCTTTCCGCGTCGTCCCAAGTGCGACGCGGATCTAGCAGGATGTTCGGGACGCCTTTGACATCAACCGGGACATCAAAGCCGAAGTTTGGATCCTTGCGAAACGCGGCATCCGCCAATGATCCATCCAACGCGGCCGTCAGCAGCCCGCGCGTGGCCCTGATCGGCATACGACTGCCGGTGCCGTAAGCACCACCCGTCCATCCGGTGTTCACCAGCCAACATGTCGCACCGTGGGTCGCGATCTTTTCGCGTAGGAGATTGCCATAGACCTCCGGTCGGCGCGGCATGAAAGGTGCGCCGAAACACGTTGAAAAAGTCGGTTCCGGCTCCGTCACGCCACGTTCGGTTCCGGCAACTTTGGACGTGAAGCCGGACAGGAAGTGATACATCGCCTGCGCCGGAGTTAGGCGCGAGATCGGGGGCAGCACTCCAAATGCATCACAGGTCAGCATGATAATGTTCTTAGGATGACCGCCTCGCGCTGAGGCCGAAGCATTTGAAATGTAATGCAAAGGATAGGCGCAGCGCATGTTCGCGGTCAGGCTGTCGTCCTCAAAGTCGAGATCCTTGGTATCCTCATCGTAGGTCATATTCTCGATGACGGTGCCGAATTTTTCCGTGGTGGCATAGATTTCGGGCTCGGCATCCGCGCTCAGGCTGATGGTCTTGGCATAGCAACCGCCCTCAAAGTTGAAAGTGCCCGTGTCTGACCACCCGTGTTCGTCATCGCCGATCAAGATGCGCGCCGGATCGGCCGACAGCGTCGTTTTTCCTGTCCCGGACAGACCAAAGAAAACAGCCGTATCGACCGGATTTCCCGTAGCGTGATTGGCCGAGCAGTGCATCGGCATCACACCCTTGCCAGGTAAAAGGTAATTCAGCAGGGTGAAAACAGATTTTTTGTTTTCGCCAGCGTATTCGGTGCCGCCGATCAATATGAGTTTCTTGTCAAAATTCATCGCGATCACGGTGTCGGATCGACAATTATGACGTTTGGGGTCCGCCTTGAAACTGGGGCAATTTATGACCGTGAAATCGGCGATGAAATGGTCAAGATCTTCGCGGTCTGGACGGCGCAGCATGTGGCGGATAAACAGCCCGTGCCAGGCCAGCTCCGTGATCATGCGCACATTGATCGCATGTTTCGGGTCAGCACCGCCAATCAGATCCTGAACGAAATAGTCCCGCCCTCCCATATGCGCAATCATATCCGCATAAAGCGCGTCAAACCCTTCTGGCGACATCGCGGCGTTGTTTTCCCACCAGATCGTTTCCGTAACACTTGGCGTTTTAACGACATGTTTATCCTTGGGGGAGCGCCCGGTGAATTTCCCCGTCGTGACCAAAAAAGCACCGCCTTTACCCAAGCTGCCTTCGCCTCGGCCAAGCGCTTGTTGGATCAAATCGGGCTCGATCAGATTGTAATAAACGGTTCCGGTCCCGGCGATCCCTTGATCTTCAAGCGTAAAATCTGGGTTTACCCGTCCATGTGTCATCTGTCGTTCTCCTTTTCGGCGCAACAGTTACATGCGCATAGGGGTCTTAACATGACGTTTTTGCAATTGAACAGGACGCTTTGAGTCGTTAGCGCCACCATCGTAGATTTTGTTTTGAGACTTTTAAATATGCGCCGATGGCGGTTCGTGTCGCGCGTTTAACTGGTGCATAATTCAGTCATTAGTAATCAAATTATGACCCCAATACCTTCGAGTGTCGTGCTGATTCGCACTTGATCAGAAGTTTAACGGGTAACGACGCATTCTGTTGTCTGAGACTTCAAACAACAAACGAGCAGTACAAGGAAACGGGCAATGTCAAGAATAGCTTTGGTTGATGATGACAGGAATATCCTGACCTCTGTGTCCATGACGCTGGAAGCGGAGGGCTTTGAGGTTGAAACCTACAACGATGGGCAGGCCGCGCTTGATGCCTTCAACAAGAAGCTCCCCGATATGGCAGTGCTGGATATTAAGATGCCGCGTATGGATGGCATGGATCTGCTGCAACGGTTGCGTCAGAAAACAGCGATGCCGGTCATTTTTTTAACTTCGAAGGATGATGAAATCGATGAGGTGCTCGGCTTGCGGATGGGGGCTGACGATTACGTCAAGAAGCCCTTTTCGCAACGTCTTCTGGTGGAGCGAATTCGCGCGCTTCTGCGGCGCCAGGACGCTGTGGCAGGTGATGTGGTTGCCGACAGTGAAGAAACCAAGGTGATGGAGCGCGGCGATTTGCGTATGGATCCCCTGCGCCACGCGGTCAGCTGGAAGGGGAATGATGTTTCTCTGACCGTGACCGAATTTCTGCTCCTACAGGCGCTGGCCCAGCGGCCCGGTTTTGTGAAATCGCGCGACCAACTTATGGATGTCGCCTATGATGACCAAGTCTATGTGGATGATCGCACAATCGACAGTCACATCAAACGCCTTCGTAAAAAAATGCGAACGGCAGATGACGCATTCTCGGCAATAGAGACCCTTTATGGCATCGGGTATCGGTACAACGGGGAATAAGCAGACAAATGGTTTCGGCCGAGAGGAACTTTATACGCGACATGACGCCTCCGCCGGCTCAAAATGATGGTGTTGATGTTGGGGCCGCTACTGATAGGCCGGATGCGGATGAAAATCGAAGCTCGCACAGGAGCCGCAGCATTTTATTCCTGCGTGCGTCGCCGTTGACGCGTAAGATCATCACGCTGAATCTGATTGCGTTGACGTTTCTTTTTGCTGGCTTCGCTTATCTGAGCTCCTCGCGAGATAGTTTGACGTTGCAACGTGCTCTGTCCCTTGTTTCGGAAGCTGAACTGATCGCAGATGTGATCGAGGCCAGGTTGCCGGTGGATCGTTTCGTTAATCTTGCAACAGATGATACAATCGAGTTAGGCGTGTTGTTGGGCGGCTTGAATTTGCGCAGCGGTGTAGAAGTATTTGTGTTTGATCAATCTGAAACGATGATTGCGAATATTGAAGGCAGCCAGGTTTTTGGTCTGGATTCCAGTACGATACACTCTGAGACCTTTTTGACGGATGGATTGGCGTGGCTCTGGGCAAGGGTTTTGGCCCCACTCAAGCTGGGGAAA
This region includes:
- a CDS encoding pyridoxine 5'-phosphate synthase produces the protein MAMTDKLRLGVNIDHVATVRNARGGDTPDPLRAARIAESAGADGITAHLREDRRHISDADIEGLMEVLSVPLNFEMAATDEMQKIALRHKPHAVCLVPEKREERTTEGGLEVAREENKLAHFIAPLREAGCRVSIFIAADKRQIEAAHRIGAQIIEIHTGAYCDAHSEGDFVARDAELERMREMSTFAHALGLEVHAGHGLTYETVKPVAAFPEVMELNIGHFLIGEAIFRGLEPAIHEMRRLMEEARA
- the acpS gene encoding holo-ACP synthase — encoded protein: MILGIGTDIANIERIQGTLDRFGDRFRNRVFTEVEQKKAERRKDAAGTYAKRWAAKEACSKALGTGLAMGIAWKDMSVSNLKTGQPVMHVTGWARERLDKMTPPGHVATIHVTLTDDHPWAQAFVVIEARPMPD
- the lepB gene encoding signal peptidase I, with amino-acid sequence MAAKEEKKQNAIIETIKTVVYALLIAGVFRTLFFQPFWIPSGSMKETLLVGDFLFVNKMAYGYSYASCPSVILPRFGINIDAKNICGFLDGDNTRLFAGEPERGDVVVFRHPVSGRDYIKRVIGMPGDSIQMRGGVVLINGTPAPQEPAGFFEETMEPQGPEGRRPRCANGPVGDGGICRKARAIETLPGGRTHAVLDIGVQASDSTGVYQVPEGHYFFMGDNRDNSADSRLGPQIQGVGYVPLENLIGRADRIVFSSAGRSMLFFWTWRADRFFKAVE
- the rnc gene encoding ribonuclease III translates to MKLSAELKSFQDRLGHVFARPDLLAQAVTHASMSSANRDDNQRLEFLGDRVLGLVMAEALLALDKAAAEGQLAPRFNALVRKETCADVAREIDLGAVLRLGRSEMLSGGRRKQALLGDGIEAVIAAVYLDAGFEVAKALILNLWGTRIHEVEEDARDAKTALQEWAQARGLPPPAYVEVARSGPDHAPVFTIAAQLETGESQQATAGSKRQAEQAAAGNLLSELEKTS
- the era gene encoding GTPase Era, whose product is MSTRAGFVALIGEPNAGKSTLLNRMVGAKVSIVTHKVQTTRARIRGVAMEGQSQIVFVDTPGLFQPRRRLDRAMVAAAWGGAADADVVVLLIEAQRGVTEGVERILEGLEDIGEGRKVALAINKIDRVQAEVLLGLSQKLNEQYPFVETFMISAEKGHGVVALRHWLAGQVPTGPWLYPEDQIADLPMRMIAAEMTREKLTLRLHQELPYQLTVETEGWEERKDGSAKIDQLIYVIRDGHKGIVLGNKGETIKAVSKAAREELEEFLGRKIHLFLQVKVRPNWLDESERYSQMGLNFKDGNA
- a CDS encoding DUF1491 family protein, encoding MARLTARFWIDAYLARLRIENIPAFIVSHGDDTAGSVLVKVNHLNGHADLYQRSYDLMSDSQSWNVLAQGDEAEMDNAIKRQQGFDPDLWVVEVEDRQGRHLLDQPGLE
- the recO gene encoding DNA repair protein RecO, with the protein product MEWRDQGILLSTRRHGETSAIIEVFTPDHGRHAGVVRGGTSRKIAPILQPGAQLDVTWRARLEDHIGSFNVEPVRSRAAVAMGDRMALAGLNAVTALLGFCLPEREPHAPLYRRSEQLLDLLEQGDLWPLAYLRWEISLLEEMGYALDLNTCAVTGTTQDLIYVSPKSGRAVSRGAVGEWRDRMLPLPEVLRGRGEAGTDEIAQGLVTTGYFLSAHLAQDLGNKPLPEARARFIEALSRRL
- a CDS encoding META domain-containing protein; this translates as MKYLFCALVAAVFILTGCQGDETVRAYGAADRTWRLVELDNASVIYDATLTFPETGQIAGKAPCNAYGATMAVPYPWFEAGPIAATRLACPDLDAEIAYFTALTQMSLSEVLGDTLLLSNDEGRIMVFKADGLTLR